The DNA window CTGGGCGCGGTGGTCAGCATGTCGTCGCCCGCCCTCGCCGCCCAGATATGGGTCAAGAATGACATCCCCATGGACCCTACCGAGGGTATGCCCGTGGTTGTGGCCATGTACGCGGATAAGGATTTTATCGGCCGTCAGATCATACCCGGCAATACACTGATGCTCAGCGACAGAAACATAACCTCGTTCGTGGTCAGCGCCGGCGACTATGAATATCACGTAAAGGTCCCGAAGGACAAGGTCATCAAAAAGACGATAGCGTTTACGGACATCAGGGACAATAAGCTGCCGGAAGGGTATTCGGTAAGAATAGAAAGCGGCAAAATAGAAGGTGACCAGATATTAAAGAGCGACAAAGAGGCCGACGAATATATAGAGAAGGAGAGCAAGACGGAGTAACCGCGTATAGGGACTTTCACGCGGCCTGTCCTTCAACGCTTCGAGACGGACGGACGTAGATATCGGCGCAGATAAAGCCCCTGGGGAGCCCGCCTCTCCAGGGGCCTTGTCTTTCGTATTAATCATGGCGCGCCACACATCCTTCCTAAGGGCTTGCACTCGTCTGCAATACGCATAGAATAAAGATAAAGGAAGTCTGCGTAGTGGTGTAGGCCTAGGTAATCCTTCGCCGAAGGTGTCCTTAGCTGCCGGCGATGGGACACCGAAGGCTCGACCGCTACAGGATGTAAGACTAAGGAGGAACAACCATGACCGAGGTAAAGGTATATACAAGTTCAGGTTGTGGCTCATGCAAACAGGTAAAGAAATATTTGCAAAAGGCAGACATTGAATTCAAGGAACTTGACATATGCAAGGACGAGGAGGCCATAGAAGAACTGAAGAGGCTGGGGGCTATGACGGTGCCTTGTATCGTTGCAGGCGAGATGGTCATCAGGGGTTTTGATAAGACCAAGCTGGATGAACTCATTGCCTGCCTGACTGCCGATGTATGTACATAACCTGATAGGATATAAGGCGTATGTTTAACGCCGCGTGCCAGCGTAAGGCTGGCACGTTTTTTTATGTCTTTTGCGGGGGCGCGACAGCCCTCCTTATTTAAACCGGTGAGCCGCGTCAGAGCACGCACTTGACACCCGCCTTCCCTGTATTAAAATTATAATTATAATGATGCGTGAGACCTGATACTTGTTCCGGAGCCGCGGCGATGAAGCCCAAAGTATATTTCATAGAAACCAGGACGGGCGAGGCCCTTGAAAGCCTTGCTGAAAAGACAAAAAAACTGTTCGACTCCGTCAAGTTTTCTTCGACTGTCAAGCGGGGAGACCTGGTCGGCGTAAAGACCACGTTCGGGGAGAAGAACTGCATCGGCTACCTGAAACCGCCGGTGGTGCGCGCCGCCGTGGATAAAATACGCTCTACGGGGGCCAAGCCGTTTGTGATGGAGACAAACACGCTCTACATCGGACAGAGGACGAACGCCGTCAACCACCTGCTCCACGCCAATAACCACGGGTTTACGGTGGAGACGGTCGGCGCGCCCATAATCATCGCCGACGGCCTGATGGGCGAGAACGACTACACCATGCCCCTCGACCTGCCCGGCGGTCTCTGCAGGATGGCGCATATCGCGGGCGGGGCCAAGGCCGCACAGGGCCTTGTGTTCCTGACCCACGTCACGGGGCACATGCTTACCGGCATGGGCGCCACGCTGAAAAATATCGGTATGGGTCTCGCCTCCCGCGGCGGGAAACTGGCCATGCACTCCGGCGTAGTGCCCCAGATAATAGAGCCGGACTGCACGGCCTGCGGAATCTGCGCCGAGTTCTGCAGCCCCAGGGCCATCACCATAAAGGACTACGCCATTATCGACCCGAAACAGTGTATCGGCTGCGGCGAGTGCCTGGCGGTCTGTCCCTTCGAGGCCGTGAAGATTGACTGGGGCGAAGACACCGAGAACGTGCAGAAAAAGATAGCCGAATACTGTGTGGCCATACTAAAGGGCAAGGAGAAAAAGTCCGTATTCTTCAACTTTATAATACACGTGACCGAGCAGTGCGACTGCATGGACAAGGCCTACAAGGCGGCCTTTGACGATATAGGCATACTCGC is part of the Candidatus Bathyanammoxibius amoris genome and encodes:
- a CDS encoding glutaredoxin family protein; amino-acid sequence: MTEVKVYTSSGCGSCKQVKKYLQKADIEFKELDICKDEEAIEELKRLGAMTVPCIVAGEMVIRGFDKTKLDELIACLTADVCT
- a CDS encoding DUF362 domain-containing protein, yielding MKPKVYFIETRTGEALESLAEKTKKLFDSVKFSSTVKRGDLVGVKTTFGEKNCIGYLKPPVVRAAVDKIRSTGAKPFVMETNTLYIGQRTNAVNHLLHANNHGFTVETVGAPIIIADGLMGENDYTMPLDLPGGLCRMAHIAGGAKAAQGLVFLTHVTGHMLTGMGATLKNIGMGLASRGGKLAMHSGVVPQIIEPDCTACGICAEFCSPRAITIKDYAIIDPKQCIGCGECLAVCPFEAVKIDWGEDTENVQKKIAEYCVAILKGKEKKSVFFNFIIHVTEQCDCMDKAYKAAFDDIGILASRDPLAVDRAAVDMIRESVGEDFFHKSWPDIDYTIQMDHAEKIGLGSTDYELVDVSGSGKKHAAARR